From Vibrio aerogenes, a single genomic window includes:
- a CDS encoding glycoside hydrolase family 38 N-terminal domain-containing protein: protein MSEKTVHVIPHTHWDFEWYFTHPESSVQLVYHMDDLLQALRSGQLNQYILDGQMSIVEDYLELVPENRQELQRLVKHGHLKTGPWYTQCDQLIVSGESIVRNLLLGIRAAEALGKCWMMGYAPDAFGQSIDMPKIYAGFGIQHSVFWRGLSSDTCPWREFNWRSEDGSEVSCYQIRNGYYLAEPQIAGMAPDDIVAMVSQGSRSTHVPFPFGADQIKTDTGLKDRLTHYNQHTHAGHQFVESSYEALFAGIQAQVSEPFIVEGEMIDAQFSKIHRSIYSTRYDHKQLNDQVETRLTHVLEPLMVLADHLGIPYKSSMVNSIWKQLLRCHAHDSAGGCNSDRTNQQILQRLVHADQMSAAGVDFLLRKLSESVGCSDVPDKVVFYNTLPYARCDRVIAGMDTEQPHFTLHDETGAWVDFTVLKSERCYRGSVRRSENEHDPSLYYYQHQIEVMLALPALGLRCLHVRENSPQSGQSQQMAWPELKHSQSPLQMAHSQCTITFADGRLTLDDHQTGAHWPDFLFVRDMGDDGDNYDYSPPEQDWILRLDFSDTDVQVRHTSLSQTMMIEGSWLLPANLAERQQQKRSVKVPFRLELTLADEQPLDIRLEIENRACDHRMQLVCSTDVMTTDSVADTPFGTVSRPHLHPRIDDWREKSWKEEPSCIYPLLHHVSLCHPEKSLTLLSCGIKEYEVIQPLKGDTSGSGESGDLALTLFRSVGWLGKPDLKRRPGIASGQQFKYIPTPDSQLLQRMSFRSGLIVNRQFNPAEIMQQWQRFAVPALSYQQQELNRFTNTMKYFGVNPLEQPVPALLSLLHVDAPGLVCSALKRAEPDGDGEGVVIRLYNPSSSALDHAGEIQLPAGVTQAFEVNLNEAVCRESAIEAGRVRLGVFAPKQVKTFKFLSV from the coding sequence ATGAGTGAAAAGACAGTTCATGTGATACCGCATACCCACTGGGATTTTGAATGGTATTTCACCCATCCGGAATCTTCGGTACAGCTGGTTTATCATATGGATGATCTGCTTCAGGCCCTGAGATCAGGACAACTGAATCAATATATTCTTGATGGTCAGATGAGCATTGTGGAGGACTATCTTGAACTGGTGCCGGAAAACCGGCAAGAATTGCAGCGACTGGTAAAACATGGTCATTTAAAAACCGGTCCCTGGTATACGCAGTGCGATCAGTTGATTGTGAGTGGTGAATCCATTGTCCGGAATCTGTTGTTGGGTATCCGGGCGGCGGAAGCACTGGGAAAATGCTGGATGATGGGGTACGCGCCTGATGCATTCGGCCAGAGCATTGATATGCCGAAAATTTATGCCGGATTTGGTATTCAGCACAGTGTGTTCTGGCGGGGATTATCCAGTGATACCTGCCCGTGGCGTGAATTTAACTGGCGGAGTGAAGATGGCAGCGAAGTCAGCTGTTATCAGATTCGCAACGGTTACTATCTGGCAGAACCACAGATTGCCGGTATGGCGCCGGATGATATTGTTGCGATGGTGTCTCAGGGCAGTCGCAGCACACATGTGCCGTTTCCTTTTGGCGCTGACCAGATCAAAACCGATACCGGGCTGAAAGATCGCCTTACCCATTACAATCAGCATACGCATGCCGGACATCAGTTTGTTGAAAGCAGTTATGAGGCTTTATTTGCCGGAATTCAGGCTCAGGTGAGCGAACCGTTTATCGTGGAAGGAGAGATGATTGATGCTCAGTTCTCTAAAATTCACCGCTCTATCTATTCTACCCGTTATGATCATAAGCAGCTTAATGATCAGGTGGAAACCCGCCTGACACATGTTCTTGAGCCTCTGATGGTGCTGGCGGATCATTTGGGCATTCCGTATAAGTCATCGATGGTGAACAGTATCTGGAAACAGCTGTTACGCTGTCACGCACATGACAGCGCCGGCGGTTGTAACAGTGACCGGACAAACCAGCAGATTTTGCAACGTCTGGTGCATGCCGATCAAATGTCTGCCGCGGGTGTTGACTTTTTGCTGCGTAAATTATCGGAATCTGTGGGTTGCAGTGATGTACCGGACAAAGTCGTATTTTATAACACGCTGCCATATGCCCGTTGTGATCGGGTGATTGCCGGCATGGATACAGAGCAGCCGCATTTCACCTTACATGATGAAACCGGTGCATGGGTTGACTTCACTGTGCTGAAGTCAGAGCGTTGCTATCGGGGTTCTGTCCGGCGCAGTGAAAATGAGCATGATCCATCCCTGTATTACTATCAGCATCAGATTGAAGTGATGCTGGCACTGCCCGCGCTCGGTTTGCGTTGCCTGCATGTCAGGGAAAACTCACCGCAGTCAGGGCAATCACAGCAAATGGCATGGCCGGAATTAAAACATTCGCAGTCACCGCTGCAAATGGCTCACAGCCAGTGCACGATTACCTTTGCTGATGGCCGTCTGACACTGGATGATCATCAGACCGGAGCTCACTGGCCGGACTTTCTCTTTGTCCGGGATATGGGGGACGACGGGGATAATTATGACTATTCTCCCCCGGAACAGGACTGGATTCTCCGGCTGGACTTCAGCGACACTGACGTTCAGGTCAGGCATACGTCACTCAGCCAGACCATGATGATTGAAGGTTCCTGGTTGTTGCCGGCTAATCTGGCAGAACGTCAGCAACAAAAACGCTCCGTAAAAGTACCGTTTCGTCTGGAATTGACGCTGGCGGATGAACAGCCGCTGGATATCCGGCTGGAGATTGAGAATCGGGCCTGTGATCACCGCATGCAACTGGTGTGCAGTACGGATGTGATGACCACTGACAGTGTGGCGGATACACCATTTGGTACCGTCAGCCGCCCCCACTTACATCCGAGAATTGATGACTGGCGGGAGAAAAGCTGGAAGGAAGAGCCGTCCTGTATTTATCCGTTGTTGCACCATGTCTCTTTGTGCCATCCGGAAAAATCACTGACACTGCTCAGCTGCGGGATCAAAGAGTATGAAGTCATTCAGCCGCTGAAAGGAGACACCAGTGGCTCCGGGGAAAGTGGAGATCTGGCACTGACACTGTTTCGTTCTGTGGGCTGGCTGGGTAAACCCGACCTGAAACGTCGTCCCGGTATCGCTTCGGGGCAACAGTTCAAATACATTCCGACGCCGGACAGCCAGTTGCTGCAACGGATGTCGTTCCGGTCAGGACTGATCGTAAACCGACAGTTTAATCCGGCAGAGATCATGCAGCAGTGGCAACGATTCGCGGTGCCTGCCCTGAGTTATCAGCAGCAGGAGCTGAATCGCTTTACCAATACGATGAAGTATTTCGGTGTGAATCCGCTCGAACAGCCAGTACCCGCGTTACTGAGCCTGCTTCATGTGGATGCGCCGGGACTGGTATGCAGTGCCTTGAAACGGGCTGAACCGGATGGAGACGGAGAGGGCGTGGTGATTCGTCTGTATAATCCATCGTCTTCTGCGCTGGACCATGCAGGAGAAATTCAGCTGCCGGCCGGCGTGACACAAGCCTTTGAAGTCAACCTCAATGAAGCTGTGTGCAGGGAATCAGCGATTGAAGCTGGCCGTGTCCGGCTGGGGGTGTTTGCACCGAAGCAGGTGAAAACCTTCAAATTTTTGTCAGTCTGA
- a CDS encoding exonuclease/endonuclease/phosphatase family protein — translation MIKRNHFFRQGILAGLIVCTTIATSYAATTAGTFSTLTYNVAGLPQIVSSAESSRKEATGLISCYVNEFDIVNVQEDFNYHAALYDTCNNHPYRSSTSGPAGFGSGLNTMSRFPFSNMRRESWDDCNGVDCLTPKGFTVARVSLAPDVIVDVYNLHAQAQTGEEDLIVRRKNLQQLLTFISWFSAGQPVIVMGDTNTRYTRSGDNIRIFSEAGFQDAWLTLLRDHQPPAAGADALVCIPATTSATCEIVDKILYRNSDKVQLNLVDYMVREDDKNDQGQPLSDHPPVAAWWRYTVTP, via the coding sequence ATGATAAAGCGGAACCACTTTTTCAGGCAGGGAATACTGGCAGGATTGATTGTCTGTACGACGATCGCAACTTCTTATGCAGCAACCACCGCCGGAACTTTTTCAACGTTAACATACAATGTTGCCGGACTCCCGCAGATTGTCTCCAGCGCTGAATCCAGTCGTAAAGAAGCAACCGGTCTGATCAGCTGCTATGTCAACGAGTTCGATATCGTTAATGTGCAAGAAGATTTTAACTATCATGCGGCGCTTTATGATACCTGTAATAACCATCCATACCGTTCGTCTACCTCGGGTCCGGCCGGATTTGGCAGCGGGCTGAATACCATGAGTCGTTTTCCGTTCAGCAATATGCGCCGCGAGTCGTGGGATGACTGCAATGGTGTTGATTGTCTGACCCCCAAAGGTTTTACGGTTGCAAGAGTATCTCTGGCACCGGATGTGATTGTCGATGTGTATAACCTGCATGCGCAGGCGCAGACGGGTGAAGAAGATTTAATCGTCCGGCGCAAAAACCTGCAGCAGTTACTCACATTTATCTCGTGGTTTTCTGCCGGCCAGCCTGTGATTGTGATGGGGGATACCAATACCCGCTATACGCGTTCAGGAGACAATATCCGTATTTTCTCTGAGGCTGGTTTTCAGGATGCCTGGCTCACGTTGCTGCGTGATCATCAACCGCCTGCAGCAGGTGCTGACGCGTTGGTTTGCATACCAGCCACAACCTCTGCAACCTGTGAGATCGTCGATAAAATTCTGTATCGCAATTCGGACAAAGTTCAGCTGAATCTGGTCGACTATATGGTCAGAGAAGATGATAAGAATGATCAGGGACAGCCGTTGTCTGATCATCCCCCGGTTGCCGCCTGGTGGCGATATACAGTGACCCCCTGA
- a CDS encoding ROK family protein: MLIGFDIGGTKTEVCVLDHSGHTQFRHRTPTPQTYDTFVATVADLIVLAEKEAGESCQQVGIGLPGAVSPATGLIKNANCTFLNGHDLQADLAKASGKTIHIANDANCFALSEAVDGAGKDGVVVFGAILGTGCGGGLILNQQVWGGRNAIGGEWGHNPLPGYTEEKDGPVRPCYCGRDNCVEQFISGTGLEKSYRIKTDKTLAAQDIIALMQQGDVVAGECYKQMVDQMGRCFAALINVLDPDVIVLGGGLSNVDELYRDLPQATMPYLFTDVAELCFKKAEYGDSSGIRGAAWLGR; encoded by the coding sequence ATGTTAATAGGATTTGATATCGGCGGAACCAAAACGGAAGTGTGTGTGCTGGATCATTCAGGCCATACACAGTTCAGACACAGAACACCGACGCCGCAGACTTACGATACGTTTGTAGCCACGGTTGCAGACCTGATTGTTCTGGCAGAAAAAGAGGCTGGCGAGTCGTGTCAGCAGGTTGGCATCGGTCTTCCGGGTGCTGTCAGTCCGGCGACCGGGCTGATTAAAAATGCCAACTGTACGTTTTTAAACGGTCATGATTTGCAGGCTGATTTAGCCAAAGCCAGCGGCAAGACGATTCATATCGCAAATGATGCCAACTGTTTTGCGCTGTCGGAAGCCGTTGATGGTGCCGGTAAAGACGGTGTTGTGGTCTTCGGGGCGATATTAGGGACTGGCTGCGGCGGCGGCCTGATTCTGAATCAGCAGGTGTGGGGGGGCCGGAATGCCATTGGCGGCGAATGGGGTCATAACCCGCTGCCGGGGTATACAGAAGAGAAAGATGGCCCGGTGCGTCCCTGTTATTGTGGCCGGGATAACTGTGTCGAACAGTTTATTTCCGGTACCGGGCTGGAAAAAAGCTACCGGATTAAAACGGACAAGACACTTGCAGCTCAGGATATCATCGCACTGATGCAGCAGGGCGATGTGGTGGCCGGTGAATGTTATAAGCAGATGGTTGATCAGATGGGCAGATGTTTTGCCGCGCTGATTAACGTGCTTGATCCGGATGTGATTGTCCTGGGTGGTGGTTTGTCGAATGTGGATGAATTGTACCGGGACTTACCTCAGGCAACCATGCCATATCTGTTTACAGATGTCGCAGAGTTATGTTTTAAGAAAGCAGAATATGGAGACAGCAGCGGAATTCGCGGCGCGGCGTGGCTGGGACGCTGA
- a CDS encoding RNA recognition motif domain-containing protein: MKLLVRNLARTMQEHEIRALFSAHGTVSGCTLVLDQETGHSKGFAFVEMPEKDEAEAAITHLNLARVDKSKIRVKQAQQ; this comes from the coding sequence ATGAAACTTTTAGTTCGAAATCTCGCACGAACAATGCAGGAGCACGAAATCCGTGCGCTGTTTTCTGCCCACGGCACAGTATCCGGATGTACACTGGTTTTAGATCAGGAAACGGGTCATTCAAAGGGCTTCGCATTTGTTGAAATGCCGGAGAAGGATGAAGCGGAAGCAGCCATCACTCATTTGAATCTGGCCCGTGTCGACAAAAGCAAAATCCGGGTCAAACAAGCACAGCAATAA
- a CDS encoding MurR/RpiR family transcriptional regulator, which produces MNNDLQMTIAYARVRFTRKEHQIADYLLANPVPDKIEQLAKQINVSASSLTRFTKKLGFSSFKEFYYRYQQQLNEKTPVTADDQHSALHHEYINIIHRVYELLDGETAEKLSQAIHARPGFHVYGAGFSTLAAQDLKLRFRRLGKFVDIIADVDSMDMYGPLLQAGDLLLVISLNGRNERLVKYLHTLKERGVILVCMTSDKKSRMAALADYVLLTSSLHGEESTGMISAQLPLLMAIDFLYCHYITQFRDSIDTWMETEKSYLLPKSQ; this is translated from the coding sequence ATGAATAACGATTTGCAAATGACCATCGCTTATGCACGGGTCAGATTTACCCGTAAAGAGCATCAAATTGCTGATTATCTGTTGGCGAATCCGGTGCCGGATAAGATTGAGCAACTGGCAAAACAGATCAATGTCTCTGCTTCTTCGCTGACCCGGTTTACCAAAAAACTGGGGTTTTCTTCTTTCAAGGAGTTTTACTACCGCTATCAGCAGCAACTTAATGAAAAAACGCCGGTCACGGCGGATGATCAGCACAGTGCGTTGCATCATGAGTATATCAATATTATTCACCGGGTTTATGAGCTGCTTGACGGGGAAACGGCAGAGAAACTAAGCCAGGCAATCCATGCCCGGCCCGGATTTCATGTGTATGGTGCCGGATTCAGTACGCTGGCAGCCCAGGATCTCAAGCTGCGTTTCCGGCGGCTGGGAAAGTTCGTTGATATCATTGCTGATGTCGATTCTATGGATATGTACGGCCCGTTGCTGCAGGCCGGTGATTTGCTGTTGGTGATTTCGCTGAACGGGCGGAATGAGCGGCTGGTGAAATATCTTCATACCCTGAAAGAGCGGGGCGTCATACTGGTGTGCATGACGTCTGACAAAAAATCACGTATGGCCGCACTGGCGGATTATGTTTTGCTGACCTCATCACTTCACGGGGAAGAATCAACAGGTATGATTTCGGCGCAGTTACCTTTACTGATGGCCATTGATTTTCTTTATTGTCATTACATTACCCAGTTTCGTGATTCGATCGATACCTGGATGGAAACTGAGAAAAGTTATCTGCTTCCGAAATCTCAATAA
- a CDS encoding PTS sugar transporter subunit IIA, with amino-acid sequence MLSKWFKKSSGEVRPSFQADHVIRDPNSTSRDQALKFIAQQMYQAGYVGSADTLFSALVERETKDTTGFKNGIATPHAKSKQVKHAGIWVVHFDHDIVWETMDDSPVKTAVAFAIPVKGDETAMAPLIAISRANMKQEFRDVLNHGDKAAITEAIEGVTGGKI; translated from the coding sequence ATGTTGAGCAAATGGTTTAAAAAATCGTCCGGGGAAGTTCGCCCCTCATTTCAGGCGGATCACGTGATCCGTGACCCCAACTCCACCAGCCGGGATCAGGCGCTGAAGTTTATTGCGCAGCAGATGTATCAGGCCGGTTATGTGGGCTCTGCGGACACTTTGTTCTCTGCATTAGTTGAACGGGAAACCAAAGATACGACAGGTTTCAAGAATGGGATCGCCACACCACATGCCAAAAGCAAGCAAGTGAAACATGCCGGGATCTGGGTGGTGCATTTTGACCATGATATTGTCTGGGAAACCATGGATGACAGCCCGGTGAAAACCGCGGTGGCGTTTGCGATTCCGGTCAAAGGGGATGAAACGGCGATGGCGCCTCTGATTGCGATTTCGCGTGCCAACATGAAGCAGGAATTTCGTGATGTGCTTAACCATGGCGATAAAGCAGCGATTACCGAGGCAATTGAAGGTGTCACCGGAGGCAAAATATGA
- a CDS encoding NUDIX domain-containing protein has product MEHRIRAAGILISDASVLLLKVKDSTGEYWIPPGGGFEAGDLSTRKCLQREFLEEAGIEVEVGALICVREFLEASPQRYNAEFFYHVTHFTGEPHIRNLKGLNDEAFIQQVEWVPLDHLAGIRTYPADIAQLAGMIEARQFSVHLGSYRQGNDEVTNHL; this is encoded by the coding sequence ATGGAACACCGTATTCGTGCCGCAGGGATTCTTATCTCTGACGCATCTGTGCTATTGCTGAAAGTGAAAGACTCAACCGGGGAATACTGGATTCCGCCCGGCGGTGGGTTTGAAGCAGGCGACCTCAGCACCAGAAAATGCCTGCAAAGAGAATTTCTGGAAGAAGCCGGAATTGAGGTTGAAGTCGGAGCGTTAATTTGTGTCCGCGAATTTCTTGAAGCATCACCACAGCGTTACAACGCCGAGTTTTTTTACCATGTGACTCATTTTACCGGTGAACCGCATATAAGGAATCTGAAGGGCCTGAATGACGAAGCGTTTATTCAGCAGGTTGAATGGGTACCGCTGGATCATTTGGCCGGAATCAGAACTTACCCGGCAGATATTGCACAGCTGGCCGGCATGATTGAAGCCAGGCAGTTTTCTGTGCATCTGGGAAGTTACCGGCAGGGGAATGATGAAGTGACAAATCATCTTTAA
- a CDS encoding PTS fructose transporter subunit IIC, giving the protein MMKVVAITSCAAGISHTFMAEEALIEAGKQNGYDIRVETQGNIGTQTPLTESEIAAADLVIIASDVTIPLARFAGKRVYQVSTNDAIADAAQVIEAAKTKAETVSDVIQSAKGTQVGGGVTIGTSSHNAFFRHTMSGVGYMIPMATCGLLLALANIFAFNSDAQGHLVNWGFDETTALGYFMSHLFTVGKVGFTLMIPLFAGFVANSIADRPAIAPAMIGAYIANDPTFLGTKTGGSFLAALLIAFIVGYFVLYLKRVPWPKILRPAVPIMIIPVISTFFIFIFVLYGIGKPISLAMDTMYHGLNVLITEYKSSSFLIGAVIGGMIGFDFGGPINKTAYVFSTAVFVDTLGQYGVEGANLLPFTAVQAAISIAPLGVFVASRLFKNKFNAEEKNTANAACAMGLVGVSEGAIPFAAAHPLQVIVASVCGSALAGGLVGLWGIKNYGGLGSPLGTVIGYIEQPVPVVSWLLCTGAGILLTAVIIGFWRPKIAQAE; this is encoded by the coding sequence ATGATGAAAGTAGTAGCAATAACCTCCTGTGCTGCGGGTATCTCGCACACATTTATGGCAGAGGAAGCCCTGATAGAGGCGGGTAAACAGAATGGTTATGATATCCGGGTGGAAACTCAGGGTAACATTGGCACACAAACTCCGCTGACCGAATCTGAGATTGCAGCGGCTGATTTGGTGATTATTGCCAGTGATGTCACGATTCCTTTAGCGCGTTTTGCCGGTAAACGGGTCTATCAGGTTTCGACCAATGATGCCATTGCAGATGCCGCGCAAGTCATCGAAGCGGCCAAAACCAAAGCCGAAACCGTATCCGATGTGATTCAAAGTGCCAAAGGCACTCAGGTTGGGGGCGGGGTGACCATTGGAACCTCCAGCCACAATGCTTTTTTCCGACATACCATGAGTGGTGTCGGCTACATGATTCCGATGGCGACTTGCGGGTTGTTGCTGGCACTGGCGAATATTTTTGCATTTAACAGTGATGCACAGGGACACCTGGTGAACTGGGGATTCGATGAAACCACAGCGCTGGGCTATTTCATGTCGCACCTGTTCACCGTTGGTAAAGTCGGTTTTACCCTGATGATCCCTTTGTTTGCCGGATTTGTCGCGAACTCTATCGCTGATCGTCCGGCGATTGCACCGGCCATGATTGGTGCCTATATTGCCAATGATCCGACATTTCTTGGCACCAAAACCGGCGGGAGTTTTCTGGCTGCGCTGCTGATTGCATTTATTGTCGGTTACTTTGTGCTGTACCTCAAACGGGTGCCGTGGCCGAAAATTCTTCGTCCGGCTGTGCCGATTATGATTATTCCGGTGATCTCTACCTTCTTTATCTTCATTTTTGTCCTTTATGGCATCGGAAAACCTATTTCTCTGGCGATGGATACCATGTATCACGGATTAAATGTGCTGATTACCGAGTATAAAAGTTCCTCTTTCCTGATTGGGGCGGTGATCGGTGGCATGATCGGCTTTGATTTTGGGGGACCAATCAACAAAACCGCTTATGTCTTCAGTACGGCTGTGTTTGTCGACACGCTCGGACAGTATGGTGTGGAAGGGGCTAATCTGCTGCCGTTTACTGCGGTTCAGGCCGCGATTTCTATTGCGCCGCTGGGGGTGTTTGTCGCTTCGCGGCTGTTTAAGAATAAATTCAATGCTGAAGAAAAGAATACGGCGAATGCGGCATGTGCAATGGGACTGGTCGGGGTATCCGAAGGTGCAATACCGTTTGCTGCGGCGCATCCGTTGCAGGTCATTGTTGCCAGTGTGTGTGGCTCGGCGCTGGCTGGCGGTTTGGTTGGCCTGTGGGGGATTAAAAACTATGGCGGTTTGGGGTCACCGCTGGGGACCGTTATCGGGTATATCGAACAGCCGGTGCCGGTTGTGTCCTGGCTGCTCTGTACCGGTGCCGGTATTTTACTGACAGCAGTGATCATTGGCTTCTGGCGTCCGAAAATCGCTCAGGCTGAATAA